DNA from Streptomyces rishiriensis:
GCCGAGTTCGGCGACCTGGCCGGGATCGTGGCAGCGGTCGACGACCCCCGGGCGAAGCTCACCCCGTCCCAGCGGAACCGGCTGAACGAGGCGCGGCCGTACCTCGCCGTCGCACCGAAGGTGGTCGAGGTCGCCGACGACGTGCCGCTGCCGGACGTGGACACCGCCCTGCCGCGCGCGCCGCGGGACGGAGCGACACTGGAGGCACTGGCGCGGCGCTGGGGCCTCGGCGGGTCGCTCCAGCGGCTGCTGACGACGCTGGGCGCCCCGCGCGCGTGAGCGTCGCCCCCGTGCCGAGGACCGACGATCGCGGAGTCCGGGAGCCATTCTCTGCATGAGATCCGGATGAGAGGTGAGTCGACCTCTCGAAAGGGACGGGCATCACCGGGGGGAGAGATGCTAACTTAGGTAACCCTAACCATACCCTCATGGGAGGCCGTCATGGCAGAACGTCCGGCACGGAAGCCGCGGAAGCCCCACTCCGCGCAGGTCGTCCGCACCGAACGGCTGACCCCCCATATGCAGCGCGTCGTCCTCGGCGGCGAGGGCTTGGCCGAGTTCACCGCGGGCAGCTGCACCGACCACTACGTCAAACTGCTCTTCGGCCCCGAGGGCGTGACCTACCCCGAGCCCTTCGACCTGGAGCGCATCCGGGCCGAGTTCCCCCGCGAGCAGTGGCCCGTGACCCGGACCTACACCGTGCGCAACTGGGACGCCGAACTGCGCGAACTGACCCTGGACTTCGTGGTCCACGGCGACGAGGGCCTGGCCGGGCCGTGGGCCGCGCGCGTCCAGCCGGGCGAGACGGTCCGCTTCATGGGCCCCGGCGGCGCCTACGCGCCCGACACCGCCGCCGACTGGCATCTGCTGGCCGGCGACGAGAGCGCCCTGCCGGCCATCGCGGCCGCCCTGGAGTCGCTGCCCGCCGGCAGCGTCGCCCACGCCTTCATCGAGGTGTCGGGCCCCGAGGAGGAGCAGAAGGTCGACTCCGACGTGGAGATCGTCTGGCTGCACCGCGGCGACCGGCCGATCGGCGAGCGGCTCGTCGAGGCCGTACGGGCGCTGGAGTTCCCCGAGGGCCGCCTGCACGCCTTCGTGCACGGCGAGGCCGCCTGCGTGAAGGAGCTGCGCAAACTCCTGCGCGTCGAGCTTCAGATCCCCCGCGAGGACCTGTCGATCTCCGGCTACTGGCGGCTCGGCCACAACGAGGACGGCTGGCAGGCCTCGAAGCGGGACTGGAACGCGCGGGTGGAGGCGGAGCAGGAGGGCGCGGCACCGGCCGCGTGACCTGGGCGTAAGCGGCCCGCCCTCGTGGCGCGGGCCGCCCCGGCGACCCCGGGCCCGCCCCGGCCCGTGGCCGTACCGACCGCCGGTACGACCAGCACGTCCGGATCGAGACCCACACGGCCGCCGCCGCGAGCGCGAGGAACGCACCGCAGCGCGGCAACACCACGCTCCGGTCCGGGTCCGCGGACAAGGCCGAACGGCCCGCGGCAAACGCCCCGTCGAGCGGGTCGAAACGGGTCTTCGCCGTATCCAGCCGGGCATCCGGTCCGGCGCCATGACCGCGCCGGAGACGAAGGGCAGCGGCAGCAGCAGGAACGTGTCGACGCCGACGCCGATCCTCGACTCCCGTTCCCGCACCAGCACACCCAGGGCGTGGGACAGCGCCCCGAAGACCGTGCCCCGCAGCACCGAGGCGCCGACCAGGACCGCGACGCCCACGATCCCGCCCGGGTGCTCCGCAGCGCCCGCCAGGCCCAGCGGCACGATGACGGCCGGCTGGAGAGCGGTGACGATGCCGTCGTGGACGACAGCGCCGTTCATCAGCGCCGCCCGGATGGCCGGGGTGGTCGGAAAACGGTTGCGGATGCCGCGCTGAATCTCCTCCGGCGTCCCCATGTCGCCCACAGGTTGCCCGCGTGCCCATGCCCACCCCCAGGTCGGAGGTGGGCGCGCTCACGTCGTGGTGCCGGGCGGTTTCGGCGCGGCCGCCCACCTCGACCACCTGGTGCCGGAGACGCGATGTGACGCGATGGCGGGTGAGGTGCGCGGGGGCGTGAGGAGTTGGGCCCGCCCCGGACACGGCGGCGTGACGCGTACGAAACAGCGCGTCCCTAATTTCTGTCGCCCGACAGGAATTACGTCCCTCTGGGCCCAAGGCAGGTTCCGCCGTGACGACAACGACCCCTTCCGACGTACGCCCCGACCCGCCGCACTCCCCCGACCCGGGCGACGGCTCCCTCGCCGAGTTCGGCTACCGCCAGGAGCTGCACCGCAGCCTCGGCCGGTACGCCTCGTTCGCCGCCGGGTTCTCCTTCATCTCCGTCCTGACGACCGTCTTCCAGTTCTTCGCCTTCGGGTACGCCTTCGGCGGCCCGGTCTTCTTCTGGGCCTGGCCGGTCGTGCTGGTCGGTCAGTTGCTGGTCGCCGCCTGCTTCGCGGAGCTGGCGGCGCGCTATCCGATCTCCGGCGCGATCTACCAGTGGTCGTCACGGCTGTCGACGCCCTCCTTCGGCTGGTTCGCCGGCTGGATCATGGTGATCGGACAGATCGTCGTGGTCGCCGCGGCCGCGCTGGCGCTCCAGATGGTGCTGCCGGCGATCTGGTCGGGGTTCCAGCTGATCGGCACCGACCCGGCGCCCACCTCACCCGACGGCGCGGCCAACGCGGCGCTGCTCGGCGTGCTCCTGCTGGCGCTGACCACGTGCGTGAACCTCGTCGACAACCGCGTGATGTCCGTGATCAACCGGGTCGGCGTGACCGCCGAGATCATCGGCGCCCTCCTCATCGTCGTGCTGCTGCTCACCCACTCGGAGCGCACTCCGAGCATCACCTTCCACACCACGGGGGCAGCGCAGAGCGGCCTGTTCGGGGCGCTGCTCGTCGGCTCGTTCACGGCCGCGTACGTGATGATCGGATTCGACAGCGCCGGCGAGATGAGCGAGGAGACGCACCACCCGCGGCGCACCGCGCCCCGCACGATCCTCACCGCGCTCGGCGCGGCCGGCCTGCTCGGCGGGCTGATCGTGCTGGGCGGACTGCTGGCCGCGCCCAGCCTCACCGACGGGCGCCTCGGGGTCGACGGCCTCAGCTACGTCCTCACCAGCAGCCTCGGCGACGGGGTCGGCAAACTGCTGCTGGCGGACGTGGTGGTCGCGATCGCGGTGGCGACGCTCGCCATCCAGACGGCGGCCTGCCGGATGCTGTTCTCCATGGCCCGCGACGGACAGCTCCCGTTCTCCGGCCGCCTCGCACGCGTGAACCCCCGTACCGGCATGCCGAGCGCCCCGGCGCTGGTGGTCGGCGTCCTCGCGGCCGCCCTGCTGCCGCTCAACTTCGCCTCACCGGACGCCTTCCTGGCCATCGGCACGACCTGCATCGTGATGCTGTACCTGGCCTACGCGATGGTCACCGGCCCGCTGCTGGTGCGTCGGCTGCGCGGCCGGTTCTCCTCGGCCGGCACGGACGAGACGGGCGCCCGCCTGTTCTCCCTGGGCCGCTGGGGCGTCCCGGTGAACGCCCTAGCGCTCCTCTACGGCCTGCTGATGACGGTCAACCTGGCCTGGCCGCGCGCGGCGGTGTACGACCCGGCGGGCGGCCACTGGTACTTCCAGTGGTTCACCGTGCTGTTCCTCGGCGCGACGCTCGCGGTCGGTGTGGCCTTCCGGACCTACCGCAGGCGGACATCGGCGCCTGCGGCGGCGGCCGTACCGGAGACGGCGGTCGCGTAGCCCGGCGGGCACGGTGCGCCGGACGTCCGGCGGACGAGCACGTCAGGCCGACGCGCACGTGGGCAGCCATGTGCGCGCCGGCCTGACCGCCGGCCGGACACGCCGGACGGGCAGTCGCGTCGGCCGATGAGCCGACCACGGACCCAACAGGGGCCAAGCGGTCCGGCGCACGGCTCGGACACGCGTGCGCGTCGGGCGGACCGCCGGACCGTCGGACCGGCACGAAAGGCCGATACCCGTATCGAGCCGGTACGGGTATCGGGCCGGCAGTCGGACGGGCAAGTGCGCCGGGGCGGCCGCCGGGCGGTGCGACTGGCCGACACGTGCGTCGGGTCGGCGACCGGCTCTCGTACGCAGGGCCGCGGGGCCGACGAGTCGACGGCCCCGCGCCCGCGGCGGGCCTCGGTCAGTCGCCCTGGACGCGTGCGTGGAGATGCATGTCGTGCCAGCCGTCCTGGTGGAGGGCGGCGCTGCGCCTGGTGCCCTCCAGGAGGAAGCCCGCCTTGTCCGCGACCCGGCAGGAGGCCTCGTTGGCGGTGGCGTGCATCAGCTCCAGGCGGTGGAAGCCGATCTCGTCGAAGGCCCAGCGGGTGAGAGTGGTCGTGGCCCGGGGGGCGACTCCCCGGCCACGGGCCGCCCTGGTCGTCCAGTACGCGACCTCGGCGACGCCCTCGGCGAGCAGGATGCCGCGCAGCGCCACCCGCCCGAGGAGTTCGCCGGTCTCCGTGTCGGCGACGGCCCACTGCGCGTTCCGCTCCTCCGGCCAGCTCTTGCGCCACTCCTCGATCCAGCCGGCCACCTCCTCCTCGGAGTCGGCGGCCCTGATGTGCCACTGGTGCATGGCCGGGTCCTGGAAGGCGGCGTACACGGCGGGGGCGTCCTCGGCCCGCCATGGGCGGAGCAGCAGTCCGTCGCCGGTGCGCAGAACGGGCTGGGGGACCGCCGACAGGGTTCCGGCGGGCAGGACGACGTCGGCAGTGAAGGGCATGATCCGCATCCTGCCAAGGGAGCACGGCCCGACCAACGGGTTTTCCGGCCCGTAGGCTTGCCCCGATGAGACGCCGTACACCTCCCCCGCCCTCCCCGCTGCCGCAGCGCGACGGGATCGACGCGGTGCGGGTCCGGCTGCCCGGCGAGGGTGCCTGGGCCACCGTGCGGGAGCACCTGGTCGAGCGGCTGGGCCCGGCGCGGGCCGGGATCGTGGACGGGCTGCTGGAGGCCGGGCTCGTCGTCGGCGCCGACGGGCGGGCGGTGGCGCCGGACGCGGCCTACGTACCGGGGATGTTCGTCTGGTACCACCGTGACGTGCCGCCCGAGGTGCCCGTGCCGTTCCCGCTGGAGATCGTGCACCGCGACGAGCACATCGTCGTCGTCGACAAGCCGCACTTCCTGGCCACCACCCCGCGGGGCAGCCATGTCACCGAGAGCGCGCTGGCCCGGCTGCGGCGGGAGCTGGACATCCCCGCGCTGGGCGCCGCGCACCGGCTCGACCGGCTGACGGCGGGGCTCGTGCTGTTCACCGTGCGCCCCGAGGAGCGCGGCGCGTACCAGTCGCTGTTCCGCGACCGCCGGGTGCGCAAGGTGTACGAGGCCGTCGCGCCGTACGATCCGGAGCTCGTCCTGCCCCGGACCGTGCGCAGCCGGATCGTCAAGGAGCGCGGGGTACTGGCCGCCTACGAGGTGGCGGGCGAGCCGAACGCCGTGAGCCGCGTCGAGCTGGTCGAGCACGGTGCGCGGGGACTGGGCCGGTACCGGCTGCTGCCCGCCACCGGGCAGACCCACCAGCTGCGGGTCCACATGAACGCGCTCGGTGTGCCCATCCTCGGCGATCCGCTCTACCCGGAGGTGGCCGCCCCCGTGCCGGCCGGTGACTTCCGGCGCCCGCTTCAGCTGCTGGCGCGGGAGCTCGAGTTCACCGATCCGCTCACGGGGACGGAACTCCGGCTGCGGAGCGGCCGGGTGCTCGAGGCCTGGACGTCGTACGACGGCTGGGCCGCCGCTCCGTCGGCGGGCGCCGCTCAGTAGCCGCGCCACCAGGACAGGAAGCGCCGCCAGGCGTTGGGCCTGCGGACCGGTCCCGTCGCCTGCGGGACGGGCGGCGCGGGAAGCGGTGCGGGGGCCGCGGCGGCCACCGGTGCGGGGGCGGGCGCCGGCGCGGGCCGCGGCTCCGTGCTCACCGGACGCGTCGGGCGCTGCGGCGGGATCGGGGCGTGGCTCGGCTTGTGCTTGACGTCCTGCTGGTCCTTCGGCTCGAACCGGACCGGCAGCTCCACCAGATGCCGCGAGGCGATGGACATCGTCCACCGCAACTCGTCCTCGTCACAGTCGAGTTGCACGTCCGGCAGCCGCATCAGCAGCGCGTCGACGCCGACGTCGGCGATGGCGCGGCCGATGTCCTGGCCGGGGCATTCGTGCGGGCCGCTGCCGAAGGCGAGGTGGGAGCGGTTGCCCTGCATGTGGGCGGAGAGGTCCGGGCGTACCCGGGGGTCCACGTTGCCGGGGGCGGGCGCGAAGAAGAGACCGTCGCCCCGGCGGATGCGCTGACCGCCCAGCTCCGTGTCCTGCTTGGCGAAGTAGCCGAAGATGGTGCTGAACGGCGGCTCGTCCCACAGGGACTGCTCGACCGCCTCCGCCACCGTCATCTGGCCGCCGTTGAGCTGGGCGAGGAAACGCGGGTCGGTGAGGACCATGCGCAGCGCGTTGGAGAGGAGGTTGACGGTGGCCTCGTAGGCGGCGAACAGCACCAGGCGCAGGTGCTCCCTCACCTCGTCGTCGGTGAGTTCCGCCGGGTGGCCGATGAGGTGGCTGGTGAAGTCGTCCTCGGGCTCGGCGCGGCGGCGGGCGGTGAGCCGGCCGAGTGCCCCCACCACGTACTCGTGGCTGGCCACCGCCGTCTCGCTGCCCTTGAGCGCGTCGCGGGCGGCGTGCACCATCTTGTCGTTGTACTCGTCGGGCATGCCGAGGACATGGCACATCACGGCCATCGGCAGGTGCTCGGCGAAGTCGCCGACCAGGTCGGCCCGGCCCTCCTCGCAGAAGCGGTTGACCAGGCGCTGGCTGGAGCGGTTGATGTAGCGGCGCACGCTGCGGTCGTCGATGGTCGCCATGGCCGAGGTGACCGCGCCCCGCAGCCGCTTGTGCTCGTCGCCCTCGGCGTGGGCGCAGATGGGCTGCCAGGCGATGTGCGGCATGAGCGGGTGGTCGGGCCTGACCCTGCCGTCGAGCAGTTGCGACCAGATACGGCTGTCCTTGGTGAACTGCGAGGGGGTACGCACCATGCGCAGGTTCTCGGCGTGCCCGAGGACCATCCACATCGGCAGGTCGTCGTGGAGCAGGACCGGCGCCACGGGGCCGTGTTCCTCGCGCAGCCGCTCGTACAGTTCGTTCAGGTCCTCCGCGCCGGGGCCGTAGAGGCGGGCCAGTCCGCCGGGACCGCGGCCGTGCGCGGGGCAGCCGGGCGGCGGGTCCAGGGCGAGGTCGTGCGGGCCGTTCGGGGTGGGGTGTTCGGGAGTCACAGGGGGTCGCTCCGAAACTGTGCTGAATCCGGTGTGTGGGAGGTGCTGCCGTACGGGTCAGGTGAGGCTGCGGGTCAGGGCCAGGGAGTGCAGGAAGCGCATGAGGGTCATCAGGACGTCGCGGCTGGAGGCGCGGCGGCGGACGTCGCACTCCACGATCGGGATCTCGGGCGGCAGGTCGAGGGCCGCGCGCAGGTCGTCGATGGGGTAACGGGGCCCGTCGGGGAAGGTGTTGACGGCGACGACGAACGGCACGCCGCCCTCCTCGAGCCGGCCCATGACCTCGAAGCTGACCTCGAGGCGGCGGGTGTCGACCAGGACGACCGCGCCGAGCGCTCCCTCGAACAGCCCGTTCCACAGGAACCAGAAGCGTTCCTGGCCGGGCGTGCCGAAGAGGTAGAGCACGACCTGCTCGGTGATACGGATCCGGCCGAAGTCCATGGCCACGGTGGTGGCGGTCTTGGTCTCGGACCCGTAGTTGTCGTCGACCCCGATGCCCGCCTGGGTCATGGTCTCTTCGGTGGTCAGCGGCCTGATCTCGCTGACGGAGCCGACCATGGTGGTCTTGCCGACGCCGAAGCCGCCCACGATGACGATCTTCGCCGCGGCCGTGGTGGTGTGCGGCAGATGGTCCTCGGCCCGTGGGCCGGGGATCGTGTCAGAGCCGTTGAAGTCCATGCATCACCGCTTCGAGAAGGGAACGGTCGGGGAGCTGCTGCCGGACGATGGGGGCGCGTGCCTGGACGAGTTCGGCCGCCAGCATCTCGGTGAGCAACACCGTCACCACACTGAAGGGCAGGCCGAGATAGGCCGAGATCTCGGCCACCGACAGCGGGGCGGCGCACATCCGCAGCACCGCCGTCTGCTCCGGGGTGGCGGACGAGGGCGGTTCGGCACGCGCCACCACTAACGTGACCAGGTCGACGGGTGCGCGCTCGCCGTCCGCGCCCGTGATGATGTACAGCCGCTCGGGGTTCTTGCCCTCCCCCTCCGCCTCGTCCTTCGGAAGCGGCGGGGGCGGCGGGGGCGGCTGTGGCAGGGGTTGTCGCCGGCGGCGTTGCGGAGGCGTCATACGCTCTGCCCGTTGCGGCGGGGCGGGCTGGTCAGATGGGCGCCGATCCGGACCACGAGGTCGCGCATCATGCCGCTCATCCGGCTGGCCTCGCAGCGCACGTCGGCGAGGACGGCGAGGTAGGCGTTGGCGCCGGCCGACATCATGTAGAAGTAGCCGCCGCTCAGGTCGATGACGACCATGTCCATCTCACCGGTGCTCGAGTGGATCTCCTGCCCCACCGCGGCGGCCAGGCTCTGCAGGCCGGCACACGCGGCGGCGACCCGGTCGGCGGCGTCGGGGTCGCCGGCGTAGCGGGCGATGCGCAGCCCGTCGGCCGAGAGGACCACGATCATCTCGATGCCCGGAACCCCGTCGTAGAGCTCCTTGAGCAGCCAGTCGAAGTTTTGGCGCTGCTGGATCACGTGAGGTCCCCTTCATCGTCGGCCCCGGGCTTGGCCTTGTCTTCGATCAGGTGCAGATATGCGGTGGGATTACGGGTGAAGTCGGTCGGGTGCACGCCGGGCGGGGCCGCCTTG
Protein-coding regions in this window:
- a CDS encoding DUF742 domain-containing protein, whose amino-acid sequence is MTPPQRRRRQPLPQPPPPPPPLPKDEAEGEGKNPERLYIITGADGERAPVDLVTLVVARAEPPSSATPEQTAVLRMCAAPLSVAEISAYLGLPFSVVTVLLTEMLAAELVQARAPIVRQQLPDRSLLEAVMHGLQRL
- a CDS encoding roadblock/LC7 domain-containing protein; this translates as MIQQRQNFDWLLKELYDGVPGIEMIVVLSADGLRIARYAGDPDAADRVAAACAGLQSLAAAVGQEIHSSTGEMDMVVIDLSGGYFYMMSAGANAYLAVLADVRCEASRMSGMMRDLVVRIGAHLTSPPRRNGQSV
- a CDS encoding GNAT family N-acetyltransferase, producing MRIMPFTADVVLPAGTLSAVPQPVLRTGDGLLLRPWRAEDAPAVYAAFQDPAMHQWHIRAADSEEEVAGWIEEWRKSWPEERNAQWAVADTETGELLGRVALRGILLAEGVAEVAYWTTRAARGRGVAPRATTTLTRWAFDEIGFHRLELMHATANEASCRVADKAGFLLEGTRRSAALHQDGWHDMHLHARVQGD
- a CDS encoding GTP-binding protein, with product MDFNGSDTIPGPRAEDHLPHTTTAAAKIVIVGGFGVGKTTMVGSVSEIRPLTTEETMTQAGIGVDDNYGSETKTATTVAMDFGRIRITEQVVLYLFGTPGQERFWFLWNGLFEGALGAVVLVDTRRLEVSFEVMGRLEEGGVPFVVAVNTFPDGPRYPIDDLRAALDLPPEIPIVECDVRRRASSRDVLMTLMRFLHSLALTRSLT
- a CDS encoding pseudouridine synthase, which encodes MRRRTPPPPSPLPQRDGIDAVRVRLPGEGAWATVREHLVERLGPARAGIVDGLLEAGLVVGADGRAVAPDAAYVPGMFVWYHRDVPPEVPVPFPLEIVHRDEHIVVVDKPHFLATTPRGSHVTESALARLRRELDIPALGAAHRLDRLTAGLVLFTVRPEERGAYQSLFRDRRVRKVYEAVAPYDPELVLPRTVRSRIVKERGVLAAYEVAGEPNAVSRVELVEHGARGLGRYRLLPATGQTHQLRVHMNALGVPILGDPLYPEVAAPVPAGDFRRPLQLLARELEFTDPLTGTELRLRSGRVLEAWTSYDGWAAAPSAGAAQ
- a CDS encoding amino acid permease, with protein sequence MTTTTPSDVRPDPPHSPDPGDGSLAEFGYRQELHRSLGRYASFAAGFSFISVLTTVFQFFAFGYAFGGPVFFWAWPVVLVGQLLVAACFAELAARYPISGAIYQWSSRLSTPSFGWFAGWIMVIGQIVVVAAAALALQMVLPAIWSGFQLIGTDPAPTSPDGAANAALLGVLLLALTTCVNLVDNRVMSVINRVGVTAEIIGALLIVVLLLTHSERTPSITFHTTGAAQSGLFGALLVGSFTAAYVMIGFDSAGEMSEETHHPRRTAPRTILTALGAAGLLGGLIVLGGLLAAPSLTDGRLGVDGLSYVLTSSLGDGVGKLLLADVVVAIAVATLAIQTAACRMLFSMARDGQLPFSGRLARVNPRTGMPSAPALVVGVLAAALLPLNFASPDAFLAIGTTCIVMLYLAYAMVTGPLLVRRLRGRFSSAGTDETGARLFSLGRWGVPVNALALLYGLLMTVNLAWPRAAVYDPAGGHWYFQWFTVLFLGATLAVGVAFRTYRRRTSAPAAAAVPETAVA
- a CDS encoding cytochrome P450, encoding MTPEHPTPNGPHDLALDPPPGCPAHGRGPGGLARLYGPGAEDLNELYERLREEHGPVAPVLLHDDLPMWMVLGHAENLRMVRTPSQFTKDSRIWSQLLDGRVRPDHPLMPHIAWQPICAHAEGDEHKRLRGAVTSAMATIDDRSVRRYINRSSQRLVNRFCEEGRADLVGDFAEHLPMAVMCHVLGMPDEYNDKMVHAARDALKGSETAVASHEYVVGALGRLTARRRAEPEDDFTSHLIGHPAELTDDEVREHLRLVLFAAYEATVNLLSNALRMVLTDPRFLAQLNGGQMTVAEAVEQSLWDEPPFSTIFGYFAKQDTELGGQRIRRGDGLFFAPAPGNVDPRVRPDLSAHMQGNRSHLAFGSGPHECPGQDIGRAIADVGVDALLMRLPDVQLDCDEDELRWTMSIASRHLVELPVRFEPKDQQDVKHKPSHAPIPPQRPTRPVSTEPRPAPAPAPAPVAAAAPAPLPAPPVPQATGPVRRPNAWRRFLSWWRGY
- a CDS encoding siderophore-interacting protein gives rise to the protein MAERPARKPRKPHSAQVVRTERLTPHMQRVVLGGEGLAEFTAGSCTDHYVKLLFGPEGVTYPEPFDLERIRAEFPREQWPVTRTYTVRNWDAELRELTLDFVVHGDEGLAGPWAARVQPGETVRFMGPGGAYAPDTAADWHLLAGDESALPAIAAALESLPAGSVAHAFIEVSGPEEEQKVDSDVEIVWLHRGDRPIGERLVEAVRALEFPEGRLHAFVHGEAACVKELRKLLRVELQIPREDLSISGYWRLGHNEDGWQASKRDWNARVEAEQEGAAPAA